One Festucalex cinctus isolate MCC-2025b chromosome 1, RoL_Fcin_1.0, whole genome shotgun sequence genomic region harbors:
- the LOC144016084 gene encoding guanine nucleotide-binding protein G(I)/G(S)/G(O) subunit gamma-5-like produces the protein MSSSNNLVAMRKVVQQLRFEASINRVKVSQAAADLQQFCLQNALQDPLLTGVSSSTNPFRPQKVCSFL, from the exons ATGTCGAGTTCCAACAACCTTGTAGCCATGAGAAAAGTCGTACAGCAGCTGCGCTTCGAGGCGAGCATAAACAGAGTGAAG GTGTCCCAAGCGGCCGCGGACCTCCAGCAGTTCTGCTTGCAGAACGCCTTGCAAGACCCCCTGCTGACCGGCGTGTCATCCAGCACCAACCCGTTCAGGCCGCAGAAGGTCTGCTCCTTCTTATGA